The Blautia pseudococcoides genome segment TCCATGTCATAAGGGCTGCCGCATCCTGCCTCCTCCACACAGGATGCATAATACTGGATTCCCACCTCTATGGAATACTCCGGTTCCTGAATCGCATTGGGGCTGTTGGGATATCTGGTATTATAGGGACACTCGGAGGACTGCATAGGGTCCGTCCCCCTGCCGCCGGATTCCTGCATCATGATCGCCTGTATGACGGGCACATATTCCGGGATCCCGTATTGGCTGGCGTATTTTTGTATCGTGGATGTGTATGCCAGCACCTCTGCGCTCAGCGGCTCTGCACTGGAGGTACCTCCGGAAAAAGCAGCACCGCCGATGATGCCTGCTATCAGTATTAGGAACAGGACGATCCCGCCGCCGGCCGCTCCTAAAGCCATAAAGACGGATCTTACTGCTGATGCGGCTGCTTTTATGCCGGCCGCCGCACCTTTAGCTGCTGTTTTTGTGCCGGATGCAGTATTCTTTGTCATCTGGATGGATGCTGCCGCGCTCTTTTTGGCTGCCTGCATTCCCCTTGCCGCCTGTTTTGACTGGTGGTATCCCGCCTTTATGCCTGACGGGGGTTTTCCCATCACAGGGGATCTGATGGTGCGGGGGGCTTTCTTGACCACATATTTTTGCTCTACAGACGGAAGGAGGTTGTCCTGCGGCTTTACCTTGATCTTCCCCTGCTTCACGGCTTGCTCTGCAGATGTTTTTACCGTTTCCTTTTGTCTGCTGCCTGTCTGTGCTGCAGCGTTTCTTCCCATAGAAGCGCTGTCTCCGGAAGTTTTCATAGAATCACGGACAGCGCCTGACGCTGCCTCTGCTGTCTCTTCCGCCTCCTGTGTATGCCCGTCCCGCTTGCGCTGCCTAATCTTTTCATAGGACTTTTTCACAGCCTTATGCCCTGCGGCCCTGGCGGCTTCCCCTGCTTTGGAGGCTGTCCACGTTTCAGCCGACTCCAGTTTCCCACTGGCATATTCTGAGGGGGACAGCCCGCTTACGCTGCTGTCTTTCCCATCAGAAATCCGGCGGGATTTTTCCTTCATCTCCAATGCAGCAGTCCGAACCAGTTCCTTGGGCATTCTGGAAGCGGGATTTCTGGTCTTTGGCTTACTGCTGTGCTCTTTCGTCTTAATGTCTTTCATACACCACCTCCTTTGGGATATCCTGCCATCTTACCGTTCTATGTCTCTTCTTTTCCCGGTCTTTTCTGCCTTCCCCTCCAGCTTCGGCAAATACTCTTTCATTTCATTTATGGCTTGTTTCACCAGCGGGTGTTCTCGGTACCCCCCTATCAGGTTGATCTGCGCTTCACAGATCCGCCCCTCATAGAGGGGCCACCGGATCCGGGAATAATCCGGAATCCTCTCATCATACAGGACAAATCCAATCCCCGGCCCGCAGCTTGTCCCCTTCTTCAAGATTTGCCGATAGGCAGCCACAGCCTGCTCCAGCGTAAGGTTCTCATGGAGTTCCCAATGGTCCGGAAACTCCATACATTGCGCGGCATAGAAGGTAATGCCCGGTACGTGTTTCTGTTTCATATGCTCTCCTTTCCACAGGCCCTTAGTTTTCGCCTGGCGTTGTTGTCATCAAACGATATAGTTTTCCCTTGGGGAATGAGTTCTCGAAGGGCACGATGTTCCCGGCACAGCGGATCAGCCCATGCCCGGCGCTGACATTGGTGATGTAGCTGAGCTGGTTATCGGAAATGTTCAGAAGGTTTGCCAGCTCCTCCCGGTCCGTGCTGGACTGGTTCAGCAGGATCAAAAATTCACTGTTCGCCAGCATGAGCCTTGCCGTATCTGATTTCAAAAGCTCCTCCACGTTCTGGGTCAGCCCGGTCACAAAGCCGTTATATTTCCTTATCCTCTTATAAAGCCGATAGAAAAAGTCCGCACTGTACTGGTACCGGAACAACAGATAGAATTCATCTGCAAAGATCCAGGTCGTCCTGCCCCGCTTCCAGTTCTGGATGACCCGGTTGAAGATGCTGTCCAGCGTTACCAGCATGCCAAGGGGCATCAGCTGCTCGCCCAATTCCCGGATATCATAGGCAATGATGCGGCTTTTCGTATCCACGTTGGTGTGCTGTGCAAAGGTGTTGAGGCTTCCGTTGATGAACAGTTCTGCCGACAGTGCCAGCCCTCTGGCTTCTTCTTCTGGCTGGAGCATCAACTGGCGGTACAAATCTTTCAGTGTCGGTACCTCCCCGGTATAGCCGCCCCGCATATAATCCCGGTAGACATCCGCCGTACAGCGGTCCAGAATGGACTTTTCCTTTGCCGACAGGTTCCCGGCCCCCACCAGCTGCTCGAACAGGGAGAGGATGAACTCTGATTTTTCGATCAGGGGATTTTTGTCATTGCCATAGGCGGAATCCATATCCAGTGCATTCAGATGGGTATTCGAGGTGGCGGATATCTTCACCACTTCCCCCTGCAGCGCCTCCACAAGAGAGCCGAACTCGGATTCCGGGTCCAGGATCAGGATGTCATCTTCTGTGGAAAGCGCCAGATCCACGATCTCTTCCTTTGCGGAAAAGCTCTTCCCGGAGCCGCTCACGCCCAGACGGAAAGAGTTCCCGTTGAGCAGCTTCCTCCGGTCTGCCACCAGCATGTTTTTGCTGACTGCGTTCTGTCCGTAGTAGATGCCCCCGGGCTGCATGATCTCCTGTGTATGGAAGGGGATCAGCACTGCCGTGGACTCTGTGGTCAAGGTGCGCAGGGCATTGATCTTGCGCAGTCCATAAGGAAGGACTGTGTTCAGACCGTCCACTTGCTGCCACTTCAAGACTGCCATCTGGCACAGGTGTTTTCTGGCCACGGACAGCAGGGTATCCGTATCAGAATCCAGCTGTTCCTTGGTGTCTGCCATATGCACCATGGTCAGAAGGCCGAACATCATCCGCTGGTCTCTGGTGGTCAGGTCATCCAGCATTTCCTTGGTCTCCTTTCTCTGGAGCTCCATATCATAGGGAACAATGGCAGAAAAGTTATTGTTGGCGTTCTGCCGCCTCTGCCAGTTGGTCACATTGGTTTCCACGCCCAGCAGCTTGTTCTGGATCTCCCGCACCGCTTCATCCGTAGGGACTGGCAGGATGTCAATGGACAGCATCAGGTCCCGGCTTAAGTCGCACTGCTCCGACACCATGTCATCCTTCACGTAGCTGGCGTAATCCTGCATGAACAGCACCCTCCCAAAGCGTTCCCCTGCCTTGAAATAGTCCTTGTGAAACTCCATGGAGTCCGGGCAGATCCAATCCTTGAAGCTGTGCCCTTTTTGGGCAAATGCTTTCAGGTCAAAAGGGAAGCTCTGGGGCATGTCCGCCCGGAAGAAATCCCGGAAGATCTGCAGCCGTTCCTCTGCGTCCAGCTCCTCCCCCACAGAGGAGAGCTTTGCCAGATGGGTGATGATGTCCGTACCCACACGTGCAAAATACGTCCTCGCCTCGTCAATGTTCTTCTTATGGATGCTGATGGTCAGATACCTTTCCTGATAGATACTGTTGTTTGTGCCGCTGACTTTGGATAAGAGCATTTCGTTATACTCCCTGCGGTACTCATCCAGTCCATCCTCTTTCATCGGAATTAAAAGGGACTGTTCAAATTCCTCTTTGTTGATCCTTCTGTTGTTCAGCGTGATCTTGGCAGATGTGCCGGAATCCAGTGCATTTAAGAGTTCCGAGTAATCAAGGAACATCTCTGTCTTGTCCTCTTTGCTTGCAATGGAATAATTGATATCAGAAAACCGAAAGGTTTTTGAAAATTTATTGCCTGTTTGAAAGATCCCGTCCCGCCAGATCCTGCGGATCGGGATGAACTGCTGTACGGACTTTGGGACTTTGAATTTCTCCCGGTCCATTTTGACTGCCTGATTTAATGTTTTAATCAAACGCATTCCCCCTTCCCTTTTTCTTTACAGGTTTCCTGCTTTTGTTCTGGGCGGCCTTCCTGCGCTTCATAAGGATTTCCGTCCCGTCTTTCCCTGTCTGTTCCCCGGCCCGTATGCCCTCCTCCAGACAGGCGTAATACAGATTTTCCGGTTTGGACACCAGCCTTTTCGGATAGAAAAGTTCCGATTTTATCACTGCCCACAAAAACTGTTCCGCCGTCATCCCGTGGTATTTGAAAAAACCGCAGGCGGCAAAAGGGGCTGCCCCCAAAATACTAAGCCAGCCTGTGAATTCTTCGCCAAGGATATCCCTTGTACCAAAATAAATGCCTATTGCGGCAAGAACCGCCAATAGGGAAAAGGCACACTGCCGGAAATCAAGGCCAAAAAACATGGATTCGTTGTAGTTGCGGATTTCCTTATTCATTTTTACTTCCATCTCTAACGTACCTCCCCTCTGTTTCTTTTTTTCTGTTTGTTTTCCTTTGGCGGCTCATGCAGTTTCCGGTACTTCTCCACACCCTTCTGGTCGAAGCTTGCCAGCCGGTCCAGGTCAAAGGCTACCTTGCGGTATCTGGCATACCCGGAATACCCGGTCTCCGGAAGCACCTTCCCCAGCTTGTGTTTCCGGATAAAATTTAGCTTGCTCTTCTCGGCAAAGGTATCGATATACGCCTCATTTTGTTCCGCCGGCGAGTAGGGGAGGTTGATTGTCAGGTCTGCAAAAGACTCTTTCCTCCCCTCTTCCATATGGCACAGCCCGATATACAGCCGGTCGCCATAAGTGTAAGCCCCTACCTCCAGCATCAGTTCCTCATGTCCAAACTCCCAATCATATCCCAATGTTTTTTGTTCTTCCATACCATTCCTCCCATCGAATGCTCTTTGTTGTTTTTTATAATCCCATGATCTCCTTCACGATCCGGTCGGATGCCTTTACCGCCCCTACCAGTATCAATAAGTTAAACACCAGCTCCCCTACATAATTCCAGACGATCGTCACGGCGGAGAGGCTGGTGTCTCCCACGGCAGGCGGGCTTGCCGCAAATACCGAAAAGATGATGCAGGCCAGGGCGATGACCGCGCCTTCCAGACACACTCCGGCATAAGAACGCAGGAAATTCTTCCCCACAGACTGTGTGGGTTCCCCCGCAAAGCTGGCTATGGGAAGGGGCGCAATGGCCGTATACATATACAGCTTGAACATCCTTCCATAAACAGTCAGTATCATCACAAAGGACAGCACCGTGATAAGGAGGCTGCCCAGCAGCGTCACGATCCACAGGGGGATCGATTCCAGCATGCCCACCGATTCTACTTTCTCTATGATCTCTGCGGGAAGCTCCGTCACACCGCCGTCCCCCATGCCCGAACCGGACATGATCCTGGATATGACTCCCTGCACAATGGAAAAGATGGAATTCATCAGCTCCATCCCATACATGACCGCCCCCTGTGCCAGCGCAAACCGGATAAAGGCTTTTAATGCATGCTCCGGTTTTTTCAGGTCTGTAAAGCTCCCGCAGGTCTTGACAAGGCCCACGGCAAAGAATAAGACCAGCAGGCCGTATCCGATGGCTTTTAACGCATCGTTGATATTTACCATCACGTTCCAGATTCCCCCGCCTTTAAAGGTTTCCGGGTTCTGGGTCAGCAATGTCCATATTTCTGCCAGCTTCTCACTCCATGTCTCCAGCGCCGAATTCAAATTTTGTACGATCCAGTTATCACTCAATCCTTTTCACCTCTTTTCTGCAAAAGTTGATCAATGAGGATGCGCCAGGCATCCCCATCTCCGCTTTGTGGCTATCCCATGATCAGGTCCAGGATTTCTTTTGCAAAGGTGATAATGACCCCTCCTGCCAGTGTCAGAAATCCGTTTGCCCTCTGGCTTGGGTCATGGCTCTTTAGGCTCAGTCCCACCTGTACCACGCCAAACCCCAGCAGGATCAGGCCGATGGCACGGATGAGCGAAAAAATAAAGGTGGACAGGTTATTGACCACCGTCAGCGGATCCCCTGCGGCATAGACGGAGATACCTCCGACCGTGAAAAAGCAGACAGCGCCCACATAACAGCATGCCATCCCTCTCTGCAGCCGCTGTTTCGGTGTGTATTTTTTCTTATCTTCTTTCGCTTCCTTGCTCTTTTTTAAAATTTTAATATTACATTCCTCCCATCTGAAATGACTGGCTGTTTAGCCCGTCACAGAAAAAGGCTCTCCAAGGATATCTTCCTCAGAGAGCAGTTCATAGTCATCGTACCGTGCCGCATCAAATAAAAACCCATCATGAGCCAGGGGAGCCTCTGCATAATTGAAAGGCTTAGCCCCTCCATCCTCTGTATCTTTGATATTCGGATGCCGCATCAGGTCATACTTGCTGTCCATGATGGCCCGCTCGCCCCGGATGAATAAAAGTGCATTGGAATTATCCAGCATCCGGACTTCATCCGGTGTTAAAAGCTCCCTGCCGCTCTGCTGGTAGTTCGTGGAATAGCTGCCGGATCGCCCTTTCGTCTGCCCGTAGGTATTGGTATCGATGGTCTCTTTTCCCAGCAGCTCCGAGACATATTTATGGGTCTCTTTTTCATTGCCGCCCAGATATAAAAACTGATCACAATTGCCCACGAGACTTTCCCAGCTGTCCTTGAACAGCGCCTTAAGCTGGCTCATGTTCTGGATGATGATGCTGCAAAAAATAGAGCGGGAACGGCAGGTCGCCAATATTTTCTCAAACTCATTTGGCAGGGAAACATTCGGGAATTCATCCATAATACAGTTTACAGGTACAGGCAGTTTCCCTCCATGCACACGGTCTGCCACGTAATACAACGTCTGAAACAGCTGGCTGTAGATCATTCCCACCAGATAGTTGAGGCTGGAATCCGCATCCGGGATACAGCAGAACAGGGCCACCTTTTTCTCCCCCATGCTGGCAAGGTCCAGTTCGTCCATACAGGTCAGGCTGGCAATCTGCTTGAGGTTGAAAGCCGCCAGACGTACCCCAACACTGATCAGGATGGACTTTGCCGTCTTCCCTGCCGCCTGTTTGTAAATATGGTACTGCTTCACCGCAATGCTCTGTGGCTCCCGCATCTCCAGCCGCTCAAACAGGATATCAAGAGGAGCCCCATATTCCTCGTCTTCCTCCTTTACCTGTGCAGAGCCCAGCATTTCCATGATCATGGAGAAATTCTGTTCCTCCGGCGGTGCTTCATGGATCAGATACAGCATCAAGGCCTGCAGGAGCGCCGTTTCGCTCTTCTATGGGTGCCACCCCCACAGTTACCTGTGGGGTAGACACTTTTAACGATAGGTAACTCTTTGATATCATCTCCAAGTTTTCCCCCGCCCCAAACCGTGCGCGACAGTTTCCCATCACACGGCTTTCCATCCATATGTTTCCTTTTCTAATTAGTACACAATTCTCAACAAATGACAGACATTGCTATCTGTTCACGATTTCTGAATCTTCTTAACCTATTCAACTTTTCCAATGCTTTCTTGTCCAACTTTAGCTTTTCCACCGCTTTCCTATAGATTTCCGGCTCTGCTCCTTCCAAGGAAATCAAATTTTTCACCTGTGGAATGACCAGTACCAGATTTTGATACTTATCTCTCATTCCAGCCGGCAGATTCCTTTTCCGATGAAGGACACAGTTTTTAACATCCAATTCAACACCACTGACAAAACATTTCCCCTGCTGGGCTACATATAAAGATAAGCGGTTATCGTTCATCTCTATTGTGGCTCCGGGTATTGGGTGCTGCATTAAATATTCGATTTTATCCGCACTGACTGTCCGAATATTACGGTGTATCAGTGCCCTGCCCTCTTTCGTATAGTTATTAACGGCTTTTGGCTTGTACATCGGACTTTTATGCTGTACATATCCAAGCGGTGCTACTGGCAGTCCGTCCACAAATCGTAACTGCTTACTGTCTCCATAGCGGACTGCTATGTACCGTGGCACCATTCGTCTTGTTGATTTCGTTAATCTAGTTCTTAATCGTATTTCCAGGTTCTTTCTGATATTAAAGGCAATCGGGTCTAAATCCTCTTGTATATTTGTTGCATATCGGTAATAATTATGGACTCCCAAAATATATGCATTATACCTGCATACCTTCCGATAGGATTCCTCCATATCTTTAGGGTTCTGTAAGTCCTTTACCAATTCTTTGACTTCCACTTTGATGCGTTCCTTTGCCTTCTGGCTGATATGGGATGTGACTACCCTCTTTTTCCCTTTCTTCCTGACCTTCAGCCTGAATCCAAGAAATTCGGAGTAGTTCTTCCGCAGGTTCACTATCTTTGATTTTTCCTCTGAAATGGATAAATCCAGCCGGTCTTTCAGCCACTTCCTGATAGCGATAAACATACATCTGGCATCTTCATAGTTTCTGCAAAATACCTTAAAATCGTCGGCGTACCGGACAATATAACACTCTTTTAGATTGCTAAATTTCCTAAGAGATTTGAT includes the following:
- a CDS encoding glutamyl-tRNA amidotransferase; the encoded protein is MACCYVGAVCFFTVGGISVYAAGDPLTVVNNLSTFIFSLIRAIGLILLGFGVVQVGLSLKSHDPSQRANGFLTLAGGVIITFAKEILDLIMG
- a CDS encoding PrgI family protein, which translates into the protein MEVKMNKEIRNYNESMFFGLDFRQCAFSLLAVLAAIGIYFGTRDILGEEFTGWLSILGAAPFAACGFFKYHGMTAEQFLWAVIKSELFYPKRLVSKPENLYYACLEEGIRAGEQTGKDGTEILMKRRKAAQNKSRKPVKKKGRGNAFD
- a CDS encoding lysozyme family protein, with translation MKDIKTKEHSSKPKTRNPASRMPKELVRTAALEMKEKSRRISDGKDSSVSGLSPSEYASGKLESAETWTASKAGEAARAAGHKAVKKSYEKIRQRKRDGHTQEAEETAEAASGAVRDSMKTSGDSASMGRNAAAQTGSRQKETVKTSAEQAVKQGKIKVKPQDNLLPSVEQKYVVKKAPRTIRSPVMGKPPSGIKAGYHQSKQAARGMQAAKKSAAASIQMTKNTASGTKTAAKGAAAGIKAAASAVRSVFMALGAAGGGIVLFLILIAGIIGGAAFSGGTSSAEPLSAEVLAYTSTIQKYASQYGIPEYVPVIQAIMMQESGGRGTDPMQSSECPYNTRYPNSPNAIQEPEYSIEVGIQYYASCVEEAGCGSPYDMDKLKLSLQGYNCVKRS
- a CDS encoding VirB4-like conjugal transfer ATPase, CD1110 family, with amino-acid sequence MIKTLNQAVKMDREKFKVPKSVQQFIPIRRIWRDGIFQTGNKFSKTFRFSDINYSIASKEDKTEMFLDYSELLNALDSGTSAKITLNNRRINKEEFEQSLLIPMKEDGLDEYRREYNEMLLSKVSGTNNSIYQERYLTISIHKKNIDEARTYFARVGTDIITHLAKLSSVGEELDAEERLQIFRDFFRADMPQSFPFDLKAFAQKGHSFKDWICPDSMEFHKDYFKAGERFGRVLFMQDYASYVKDDMVSEQCDLSRDLMLSIDILPVPTDEAVREIQNKLLGVETNVTNWQRRQNANNNFSAIVPYDMELQRKETKEMLDDLTTRDQRMMFGLLTMVHMADTKEQLDSDTDTLLSVARKHLCQMAVLKWQQVDGLNTVLPYGLRKINALRTLTTESTAVLIPFHTQEIMQPGGIYYGQNAVSKNMLVADRRKLLNGNSFRLGVSGSGKSFSAKEEIVDLALSTEDDILILDPESEFGSLVEALQGEVVKISATSNTHLNALDMDSAYGNDKNPLIEKSEFILSLFEQLVGAGNLSAKEKSILDRCTADVYRDYMRGGYTGEVPTLKDLYRQLMLQPEEEARGLALSAELFINGSLNTFAQHTNVDTKSRIIAYDIRELGEQLMPLGMLVTLDSIFNRVIQNWKRGRTTWIFADEFYLLFRYQYSADFFYRLYKRIRKYNGFVTGLTQNVEELLKSDTARLMLANSEFLILLNQSSTDREELANLLNISDNQLSYITNVSAGHGLIRCAGNIVPFENSFPKGKLYRLMTTTPGEN
- a CDS encoding DUF4313 domain-containing protein, whose protein sequence is MEEQKTLGYDWEFGHEELMLEVGAYTYGDRLYIGLCHMEEGRKESFADLTINLPYSPAEQNEAYIDTFAEKSKLNFIRKHKLGKVLPETGYSGYARYRKVAFDLDRLASFDQKGVEKYRKLHEPPKENKQKKRNRGEVR